The region GCTCGTCGGCACCCCGGCCGAGGAGGGCGGGGGCGGCAAGGAGCTCCTGATCCAGGCCGGGGCGTTCGACGCCTACGACGCGGCCGTCATGGTTCACCCCTCGGGCCGCGACGTGGCCGCCGGACCCCTCTCCGCCAAGCGGCAGGTGGTGGCGACGTTCCGCGGCCGCACCGCCCACGCCGCGGCCAACCCGCACCTCGGGCGCAACGCGCTCGACGGCGCCGTGACCGCGTACCAGGCGATCGCGCAGCTGCGGCAGCACATCCCCACGACCGACCGGGTCCACGGCGTCTTCCTCGAGGCCGGCACCCGCCCGAACATCGTGCCGGAGCGGGCGGTGCTGGAGTTCTTCCTCCGCTCCCCGGAGATCGACTCGCTCCTGGCGCTGTCGGAGCGGGTCGAGGCCGTCTTCCACGGGGCGGCGCTGACGGCGGGGGTCGGGGTCGACGTCGTGTGGGACGCCGAGCCCATCTACCTCCCGCACCGGCTGAACGCCCCGCTCGCGGAGCGCTACGCCGCCAACCTCGCCGGCCGCCGGGAGGTCCCGACGCGCCGGGAGGATACGGCGGCGGTGGGCTCGAGCGACATCGGCAACGTCAGCCACGTGCTGCCGACCATCCAGCCCTTCGTCGCGATCGGCGACCCGGACATCCCCGGCCACTCGCGCGAGCGAGCCGACTCCACGCTGACGCCCGACGGCGAGCGCGCGATCGCCGACTCCGCGTTCGGCGTCGCGGCGACCGCGCTCGACGTGCTGACCGACGACGCGCTGCGAGAGGCGGCGTGGGCAGACTTCCACGCACAGGGCGATCCGGTGCGCGTGGGCGACCTCGTGCCGCTCGCCCCGTGGCCGACCTTCCCCGAGCCGGTCGGCTGACCGAGGCCGACCGACCCACCTCGCCCACCCGCCGCACCCGCCGCACCCGCCCGAAGGAGACCCCCGTGACCACCAGCACGCCGCCGACCACCATCCCCGCCGACCTCGACCACGTCGTCTACGCCGGACCCGACCTCGCCGAGGCGGTCGACGCCGTCGAGCGCTTCACCGGCGTGCGCGCCGCGCCCGGTGGTGTGCACCCGACCGGGACGGCGAACGCCCTGATCGCGTTCACGGTGGACGGCGAGCGGGTGCCGCACTACCTCGAGGTCATCGGTCCGGACCCGGACGGCGACCGCCCGGCGAGTGAGATCGCGACGTTCGCGATCCGCGAGCGGACGGTGCCCGCCGTCGCCACGTTCGCGGTCCACCCGGCCGACATCGAGGCGACGGCGGAGCGCGCCGCCGCGGCCGGCGTCGACCTGGGCGGCATCCGCCCGCTGTCGCGCCGCACGCCGTCGGGCGAGCTGCTGCAGTGGCGTCTCACGCGGGGCGAGCCCGACCGCCGGGACCTCACCGTCCCGTTCCTCATCGACTGGGGAACGACGCCGCAGCCCGGGCTGGGCGACCTGCCCACGCTCGAGCTCCTCGCCCTCCGCGTGGAGCACCCCGATCCCGAGGCGCTGGCGGCGACGTACGCGGTGCTCGGCGTCGCCACGGAGGTCGTGCGGGCGGAGGCGTTCGCGATCGTCGCGACGGTCCAGGGCCCCGACGGCCCGGTCGAGCTGCGCTGACCCAGGCACACCTCCCACCCCGGCCGAGAATGCGCACGACTGCTCTATCGCGTCGATAGAGCACTTGTATGCATGGTCGAGGGTGGGCCCCGGAACGAGAATGCGCAGGACTGCTCGACCGCGTCGATAGAGCAGTCCTGCGCATTCTCGGCAGGAGTGGGCAGCCGGGTCAGTCGGCTCCGAAGTCGAAGGACGCCGACTCCACGGCGCTCTCGTCGGTCGGGTTCTGCCGCGGGTTGGCCGCGATCTTCTCGACCCCGCCCGGGGGAGCGTGCCGAGCAGCGTGCCGTGCTCCACGAGGACCTGGCCCTGGTCCAGCGGCTGACCCGCGTAGAGCTCGAGCTTGCCGCGCGAGTCCGCGATGTCGAGGTTGCGCATCGTGAGCTGGCCGATGCGGTCGCTCGGCCCGAACGCGGCGTTCTCGGTGCGCTCCATCGAGAGCTTGTCGGGGTGGTAAGAGAAGTTCTCCCCGCGGGTGTCGAGGATCGTGTAGTCCTCGCCGCGGCGCAGGCGGAGCGTGACCTGGCCGGTCACCAGCGAGGCGATCCAGCGCTGGATGGCCTCGCGCGACATCAGCGCCTGCGGGTCGAGCCAGCGGCCCTCGTACATGAGACGGCCGAGGCGGCGACCCTCGTTGTGATAGTTCGCGACCGTGTCCTCGTTGTGGACGGCGTTCACGAGCCGCTCGTAGGCGATCCAGAGCAGCGCCATCCCGGGCGCCTCGTAGATGCCGCGCGACTTCGCCTCGATGATGCGGTTCTCGATCTGGTCGGACATCCCGAGCCCGTGACGGCCGCCGATGGTGTTGGCCTGGTGCACGAGCGCGACGGCGTCGCCTCCGAAGTCCGAGCCGTTGATCGCGACGGGACGGCCGCGCACGAACGTGATCGTCACGTCCTCGCTCTCGATCGCCACGCCGGCGTCCCAGAACTTCACGCCCATGATCGGGTCGACCGTCTCGAGCGAGACGTCCAGGTGCTCGAGCGTCTTCGCCTCGTGGGTGGCCCCCCAGATGTTGGCGTCGGTGGAGTACGCCTTCTCCTTGCTGTCCCGGTAGGGGAGGTCGCGCTCGGAGAGCCACTGGCTCATCTCGGCGCGGCCGCCCAGCTCGGTGACGAACGCGGCGTCGAGCCACGGCTTGTAGATCCGCAGCTCGGGGTTGGCGAGCAGGCCGTAGCGGTAGAACCGCTCGATGTCGTTGCCCTTGAAGGTCGAGCCGTCGCCCCAGATGTCGACGCCGTCGGAGTGCATCGCGCGCACGAGCAGCGTCCCGGTGACGGCGCGGCCGATCGCGGTGGTGTTGAAGTAGGAGCGACCGCCGCTGCGGATGTGGAAAGCGCCGCACTGGATGGCGCTCAGCCCCTCCTCGACCAGCTGCGGCTTGCAGTCGATCGCGCGGGCGATCTCGGCGCCGTAGGCCGTGGCGCGGCCGGGGACGCCGGAGATGTCGGGCTCGTCGTACTGCCCGATGTCGGCGGTGTAGGTGCACGGGACGGCACCCTTCTCGCGCATCCAGGCGACGGCGACGGACGTGTCGAGGCCGCCGGAGAACGCGATGCCGACGCGCTCGCCGACGGGCAGGGAGGTGAGGACCTTGGACATGGTGGCAGTCTATACAGACTCCTGCATACTCATGCACTCGGTGACGGTGCGTGTGATCCGTTCCACCACGGCCGGCGCGGCCCCGCTAGCGTCACGTCATGGCGACGACGACGCAGGGCGGCACGAACGGCGCGACGGGAGCGACACAGGAGTCTCCCGGTCCCTGGTACACGAGGGTCAACGACCCCACCTTCCGCTTCGCACCACGGGACGTGGTGGCGCTCCTGGCGGGCCTCGCCGTCGTGCTCCTGGTCTACGAGGCGCGGGTCAACGACATCTTCCCCGGCCTCGACCTCAGCCTCGGGCTGACCGGCCCGGCCTCGACCACGCTCCTGAAGTGGGTGGGGGCGGCACTGCTGCTCGCGGTCGTGCTCGTGCTCGAGCGACGCCGGCTCGCCACGATGCTGCTCGTGCGGCCCACCGGGAAGGACGTCTCGTTCGCCGTCTACGCGTTCGGTGTCGCGATCGTCTGGTCGTGGCTGGCGAGCATGATCTGGCCGCAGGGAGCCAACGAGGGCCAGGACTCGATCACCGGGCTGGGCGTCGGCGGCGTGCTGATCCTCCTGATCACCGCGGCCGTGACCGAGGAGATCGTCTACCGGGGCTACCTGGCCGAGCGGTTCGGTGCGCTGCTGCGCTCGCGCTGGATCGGGGCGGCCGTGAGCCTGGCGATCTTCGTCGTGCCGCACGTCGTGGTGTTCGGACCGTCCTGGCTCCTGATCCACCTCGTCGGATCGCTCGCGATCGTGACGGTCGTGCTCGTGCGGTGCAACCTCTGGGCCGCGATGCTCACCCACCTGCTCGTCAACGCGCCGATCCTCATCCCCACGATCCTGGGGTAGCGAGGGCCGCGGTCAGCGGCGGCGGGTGCCGAAGATCGAGCGCGTGATCTCGCGACCGAGCTGGGACCCAGCCGAGCGCAGGAACGCGTCGAGCGGGGATGTTGAGGACCGGCCGGTCCGCGGCGCACCGGTCGACCGTGTCGTGCGGCCGGGCGACGACGATCGGCGCGAGGTGGCGTCGCGCTCGAGCCGCCGGCGCATCCGCTCGAGGTCGTCCTCGCGCTCCCGGGTCTCCTTCTCGACCGCCACCTGCCGCTCGGCGGCTGCGGCCGCCGCCTCCTGCGCGGCGACCCGCCGCGCCAGCACCTCGTGCGCGGAATCGCGGTCGACGGCGTCGGCGTACCGTGCGCGCAGCGGTGAGGCGGCGACGGCGGCCGCCACCACGCCGTCGGGCGCGACGTCCATCGCCGAGCGCGGCGCGCGCACCCGCGTCCACGCCACCGGCGTCGGTGCCCCGGTCTCGGACATCACGGTGACCACGGCCTCGCCGGTCCGGAGCGATGTCAGCAGCCTCTCGAGGTCGTAGGGCGAGGTCGGGTAGGTGCGGACGGCCGCGCGCAGGGCCGTCGCATCCTGCGGGGTGAAGGCCCGCAGCGCGTGCTGGACCCGGTTGCCGAGCTGCGCGAGCACGTCGGCGGGCACGTCCTTCGGCGTCTGAGTCACGAACACGACGCCGACACCCTTGGAGCGGATGAGTCGGACGGTCTGCACGATCTGCGCGAGGAACGCCTTCGAGGCCCCGGTGAAGAGCAGGTGGGCCTCGTCGAAGAAGAAGACCAGGCGGGGTTTCTCGACGTCGCCGACCTCGGGCAGGTCGGCGAACAGGTCCGCCAGGAGCCACATGAGGAACGTGGAGTAGAGCCCGGGGCGGTCGGCGACGGCGGGCAGCTGGAGCGCCGAGACGACGCCGCGACCGTCGGGCGCCGTGCGCAGCAGGTCGGAGGTGTCGAAGGCCGGTTCGCCGAAGAAGGCGTCGCCGCCCTGGGCCTGGAGCGCGGCGATCTCGCGCAGCACGACACCCGCCGTCGCGCGCGAGACACCCCCGACCGTGCGCAGCTCGTCTCGCCCCTCGTCCGAGGTGAGGAACGCGATCGTCGAGCGCAGGTCGGCCAGGTCGAGGAGCGCGAGACCCTGGCTGTCGGCCCAGTGGAAGATCAGGGCGAGGCTGGACTCCTGCGTCGCGTTCAGCCCGAGCATCCGGGCGAGCAGCAGGGGGCCGACGTCGGTCACGGTGGCGCGGATCGGGACGCCCTCGCCGACCCCGCCGAGCGAGAACGGTTCGACGGGGTAGGTGGCGGGCGTCCAGTCCTGGCCCAGCGACGACGTGCGTGCGAGCAGGGCCGACGACGGCGTGCCCGGCGTCAGCATCCCGGTCAGGTCGCCCTTGACGTCGGCGAGGAAGACGGGGACGCCGGCGTCCGAGAGGCCCTCGGCCATCGCCTGGAGGGTGCGCGTCTTGCCTGTGCCGGTCGCGCCGGCGACGAGGCCGTGGCGGTTGAGCATCGCGAGCGAGAAGGCGACCTGCGCGCGGGGCTCGGGTGCGCCGTCGACGACGAGGGCGCCGAGCGGGAGGGCGCCGCCGGGGAAGGAGTAGGCCGCGGCGACGTCGGCGGCGTGGCCGGTGAGGGGGAGGTCCGGGCGCTCCGGCCGCTCCAGCTGCTCAGCGTCGGGCGTGGGTGAGGTGGGCGCGGCCTCGTCCGTCGACGGGATCTCGGCCGGCTCGTCGAGCTGGGCTGCCGCTGGCTCGGCGACCGCGGACTCGGCCGGCTGCGCCGCGTGTACCGCCTCGGCCGCAGCCAGGGCCGCGCGCGCAGCCTCGGCGCGCAGCTCGGCCGCCTCCGCCTCCGCGCGAGCCGCCTCCGCCCGCAGCTGCGCGAGGGAGACGGGGTCGGGCGGAGCCGCGCTCGAGGCGGCGTCGGGTGCCGGGGGCTGCTGGTCGGTCATCGGTGTCCTTCCGCTCGCGGCCGAGCCTAGGACAGTCGCGGCGCACCGCTGTCCCCAACCACCGCGGGTGGAGGCACCGTCCCCGGCGAGCGGTGGCGCCCCTCGCGGGCGTCGGTGCCCCGCCTACGGTCGCGCCATGCCCACGCCACGATCCACCGCTCGACGCCTGGATCAGCGCGCCCGCGTGATGGCCCTGACGCGGGCCGCCTACACCGTCAGCGAGGGAGGGATGCCCGCGGGCGGTGAGGACGAGCTGATCGGCGGCGCGGACGACACCGGCGCCGGCCCGGAGGATCGGGCCGTGACGCCCGCGGCGTCCGCACCGGCCAGGCACGGCGCGCGACCTCGGGTGCGACGGCGCCGCCTCGCTCCGAGGGCCGCGCTCGCGGCGGCGGTCGCCCTGGCTCTGACGGTCGCGTTCCTCGTGGTGCGCACCGTGGTCACGACGGCCGCCGTGGTCGAGATCCCGCCCGGCGGTGGCGGACCCGGTGGGTCCACGACGACGGGCGAGACACCCGTGCCAGGGGTGGCCGACGGTGCGGACGACACCGCTGCTGGGACGGCGGCGCCGGGGGTCGTGGAGGGACCGACCCCCGCGGTGGCACCCCCGCCCGGGTCGGGCGATCCGTCGACCGCCTCTACCCCGGTGGCTGTGCCGACGGTCGTCGTCGTCCACGTCTCCGGCGCGGTGCTCACCAGCGGCGTGGTCCAGCTGCCGGCGGGGTCGCGTGTGGACGACGCCGTCGCCGCCGCCGGGGGAGCCGCGCCCGAGGCGGACCTCGACGCGATCAACCTCGCACGGCCTCTCGTGGACGGCGAGCAGATCCACGTCCCGCTCCCGGGGAGGTCCCGCCCACCGCACCGGCCGCGCCACAGGCGAGCGGTTCGGGGCCGCCGGCCGACGCGTCGCCGGGCGCGACATCAGGGGCGGCCCCGACGGCGGGTGCCCTCGTCAACCTCAACACCGCCACGACGGCGGAGCTGGACACGCTCCCGGGCATCGGCCCCGCCATCGCCGGCCGCATCGTCGAGTGGCGCGAGAGCAACGGCGGCTTCCGCAGCATCGACGAGCTGGACGAGGTCTCCGGCGTCGGACCGGCACTCATGTCCGACCTGCGCGATCGCGTCACGGTGTGAGCGGCACCCGGCCCGCGCGCCAGGACCTGCGCCTCGTTGGCCCCGCGCTGACGGCGTGGGGAGCCGCCGCGCTGGCGGTGGGCCTGTCGACACCGGGTCGGCTCGCGCTCGTCGCCGGTGGTGCCGCGCTCGGCGCGCTCGCCGTCTGGCGCGGCACCCGACCGGCGCGGGCGCGTCACCGCGACCGCTGGCAGACCGGCACGCCCACGTTGGCGCTCGCGGCCCTGCTGGTGGCGCTCGTGGTCGCGAGCGTCGCGGCCCAGGACGCGCTGCGCACGCGTGGAGTCGCCGAGGCGCTGGCCTGGTCAGGATCGGCCGACGTCGTCCTGCGCACGAGCGAGCCGGCCTCGCCGCTCGCCTCGAGCGGTCCCGACGGCGCCGCACGCGTCATCCTCGAGGCGACCCTGACGGGACTCGAGGTCCGCGGTCACGAGATCGGTGCAAGGGCCCCCGTGCTGGTCATCGGGTCGGCGGCGTGGAGCGAGGTGGTGCCAGGGTCGGTGGTCCACGCGCGCGTCCGCCTCCGCCCCACGGAGCCGGGGGAGCGGCCGGTCGCGCTCGTGCTCGCCGACACGCCCGCCGTCGCGACGGGCCCGCCCTGGTGGCGCGCCGCGAGCCACGCCGTGCGCACGGGCCTCCTGGCGGCGACCGACGGGCTGCCGCCCCACGCGGCACTCCTGCCCGGCATCGGGGTCGGCGACGACTCCCGCGTCCCGCCCGATCTCGCCGACGCCATGCGGGCGACGTCGCTGGGGCACCTCCTCGCCGTCTCCGGCGCCCACATCGCGATCGTGCTCACCGGTGTGCTGGTGGCGACGGCGTCGCTGGGCCGCACCGGCCGCGCCGCGTGCTGCGTCGCCGTCCTGGTGGCGCTGGTGGCACTGGTCGGGCCCGACCCCAGCGTCGTGCGTGCCGTCACGATGGGCGGTGTCGTCGTGCTCGCGCTGGTGCTGGGGCGGCGGGCGAGCGCGCTCCCGGCGCTGGGCTCCGCCGTCGTGCTGCTCGTGCTCGTGGACCCGTGGATCGCGCGCGAGATCGGTTTCGCACTCTCGGTCAGCGCGACGGCCGGGCTCGTCCTGGGCGCCGGACCGCTGACGGAGGTGCTCGCGCGGCGGGTGCCGCCGGTGGTGGCCCCGGCGATCGCGGTGCCGCTCGCCGCGCAGCTCGCGTGCCTGCCCGTGCTCGTGCTGGTGGACCCCGGGGTGGCGACCTACGGCGTCCTCGCCAACGCTCTGGTCGCGCCGGTGATCGCCCCGGTCACCGTGCTGGCGCTGCTGGCGGCGGCCGCGTCGACGTGGTGGGCGGCGGGGGCGCACGGGCTCCTGTGGGTCGCCCAGGGGGGCACCTGGTGGATCGACCAGGTGGCGCGCCGGGGTGCGGAGCTGCCGCTCGCACGGCTGCCGTGGCCGCCGGGGTGGGTCGGGACCGCGCTGCTCCTCGGCGTCGTGGTGGTGGTCGTGGCACTCGCGCGGACGCGCGCCGGTCGCGCGCTGCTGGCCCGTCTCGAGGGCCGGTGGTCCGCCCTGCTCCTCGGTGCGGGAGGCGCGGTCGCGGCGGTCGCGTGTGCGGCGGCGCTCGTCGCACCGTGGCGCCCGGCACTGGTCCGGGTCGCCACCCCGGTGGTCGAACCCGCGTTCCCGCCGCCCGACTGGCGCCTGGTGCAGTGCGACGTCGGCCAGGGTTCGGCCCTGCTGATCTCGACCGCGGCCGGGGGCGGGGGCGGATCCGCGGTGATGGTCGACGTGGGTCCGCCCGACGGCGACGTCGCGGGCTGCCTCGCCGACGTCGGGATCACCCGCCTCGAGCGGCTCGTGCTGACGCACGCCGACGCCGACCACGTCGGGGGCCTGGCGGCGGTGCTCGGGGCGGTCGTCGTCGAGCGCGCTCTCGTCCCGCGCACC is a window of Litorihabitans aurantiacus DNA encoding:
- a CDS encoding M20 family metallopeptidase is translated as MTSPAARSERDHAPLRDAVATLLPRLTAFSRDLYDHPELGYREFRSVEAFAARLEAAGIAIERGTGGIPTAFTAQLGTRASGPQVAITAEYDALPGVGHGCGHNVIAASSLGAFLALAPLFEARDGADPLPGGVTLVGTPAEEGGGGKELLIQAGAFDAYDAAVMVHPSGRDVAAGPLSAKRQVVATFRGRTAHAAANPHLGRNALDGAVTAYQAIAQLRQHIPTTDRVHGVFLEAGTRPNIVPERAVLEFFLRSPEIDSLLALSERVEAVFHGAALTAGVGVDVVWDAEPIYLPHRLNAPLAERYAANLAGRREVPTRREDTAAVGSSDIGNVSHVLPTIQPFVAIGDPDIPGHSRERADSTLTPDGERAIADSAFGVAATALDVLTDDALREAAWADFHAQGDPVRVGDLVPLAPWPTFPEPVG
- a CDS encoding VOC family protein, with the translated sequence MTTSTPPTTIPADLDHVVYAGPDLAEAVDAVERFTGVRAAPGGVHPTGTANALIAFTVDGERVPHYLEVIGPDPDGDRPASEIATFAIRERTVPAVATFAVHPADIEATAERAAAAGVDLGGIRPLSRRTPSGELLQWRLTRGEPDRRDLTVPFLIDWGTTPQPGLGDLPTLELLALRVEHPDPEALAATYAVLGVATEVVRAEAFAIVATVQGPDGPVELR
- a CDS encoding CPBP family intramembrane glutamic endopeptidase — protein: MATTTQGGTNGATGATQESPGPWYTRVNDPTFRFAPRDVVALLAGLAVVLLVYEARVNDIFPGLDLSLGLTGPASTTLLKWVGAALLLAVVLVLERRRLATMLLVRPTGKDVSFAVYAFGVAIVWSWLASMIWPQGANEGQDSITGLGVGGVLILLITAAVTEEIVYRGYLAERFGALLRSRWIGAAVSLAIFVVPHVVVFGPSWLLIHLVGSLAIVTVVLVRCNLWAAMLTHLLVNAPILIPTILG
- a CDS encoding helicase HerA-like domain-containing protein, whose amino-acid sequence is MTDQQPPAPDAASSAAPPDPVSLAQLRAEAARAEAEAAELRAEAARAALAAAEAVHAAQPAESAVAEPAAAQLDEPAEIPSTDEAAPTSPTPDAEQLERPERPDLPLTGHAADVAAAYSFPGGALPLGALVVDGAPEPRAQVAFSLAMLNRHGLVAGATGTGKTRTLQAMAEGLSDAGVPVFLADVKGDLTGMLTPGTPSSALLARTSSLGQDWTPATYPVEPFSLGGVGEGVPIRATVTDVGPLLLARMLGLNATQESSLALIFHWADSQGLALLDLADLRSTIAFLTSDEGRDELRTVGGVSRATAGVVLREIAALQAQGGDAFFGEPAFDTSDLLRTAPDGRGVVSALQLPAVADRPGLYSTFLMWLLADLFADLPEVGDVEKPRLVFFFDEAHLLFTGASKAFLAQIVQTVRLIRSKGVGVVFVTQTPKDVPADVLAQLGNRVQHALRAFTPQDATALRAAVRTYPTSPYDLERLLTSLRTGEAVVTVMSETGAPTPVAWTRVRAPRSAMDVAPDGVVAAAVAASPLRARYADAVDRDSAHEVLARRVAAQEAAAAAAERQVAVEKETREREDDLERMRRRLERDATSRRSSSPGRTTRSTGAPRTGRSSTSPLDAFLRSAGSQLGREITRSIFGTRRR
- a CDS encoding ComEA family DNA-binding protein yields the protein MDTLPGIGPAIAGRIVEWRESNGGFRSIDELDEVSGVGPALMSDLRDRVTV
- a CDS encoding ComEC/Rec2 family competence protein, with the protein product MSGTRPARQDLRLVGPALTAWGAAALAVGLSTPGRLALVAGGAALGALAVWRGTRPARARHRDRWQTGTPTLALAALLVALVVASVAAQDALRTRGVAEALAWSGSADVVLRTSEPASPLASSGPDGAARVILEATLTGLEVRGHEIGARAPVLVIGSAAWSEVVPGSVVHARVRLRPTEPGERPVALVLADTPAVATGPPWWRAASHAVRTGLLAATDGLPPHAALLPGIGVGDDSRVPPDLADAMRATSLGHLLAVSGAHIAIVLTGVLVATASLGRTGRAACCVAVLVALVALVGPDPSVVRAVTMGGVVVLALVLGRRASALPALGSAVVLLVLVDPWIAREIGFALSVSATAGLVLGAGPLTEVLARRVPPVVAPAIAVPLAAQLACLPVLVLVDPGVATYGVLANALVAPVIAPVTVLALLAAAASTWWAAGAHGLLWVAQGGTWWIDQVARRGAELPLARLPWPPGWVGTALLLGVVVVVVALARTRAGRALLARLEGRWSALLLGAGGAVAAVACAAALVAPWRPALVRVATPVVEPAFPPPDWRLVQCDVGQGSALLISTAAGGGGGSAVMVDVGPPDGDVAGCLADVGITRLERLVLTHADADHVGGLAAVLGAVVVERALVPRTTDPRAAGVVRALTDAGVAVEETVVATDADGGATAPHDVVGAADLRVLWPTDRAVQLADPDDANDLSLTLWVQAPELSVLVHGDLGASAQQGLVRTWPGLLERPPDVVVVAHHGSADQDPALLTAAAGRLALVSVGADNDYGHPASVTSDTLTAAGAVVVRTDRCGAVAVAGASRGSGAHGTGTGAGDGDGALIVSGCRADLGAAAGPGAGTGVGAGAGPGAGIDARSFAAARAGGPS